The DNA sequence GGTTTTGTAGGAAAGGTGGAAATGGGTCCAGTAGTCGATGCTGAAGGTGCGGGTGGAGAAGGAGAGGTGGCAGGTTTTGCATTTGAACTTTTGGATGCGGGGGGAGGTTTTGGTGGAGTAGGAGCCTGTTCTAAAGAACCAGTGGCCTTTTGGAGAGAAGTGGTTGAGGCAATGGGGATTGGGGCAGAAGGGGGGATGGAACATGGAAAAACTCCTTTTTCGTAGCGTTCTTACTATAAGTAACTACGAGAAAAGGAGATTTTATTCATTTTTCACCACGATTCCAGACAGTAGTAAAATATTCCCCTTGACATCTGTGATGAGGACACCTACACTATTAAATGCAACCGTGTGCATAGACTCTGTTGTATGAGAGAATACTAAAAGAAAGAAGGAGAAGAAGATGTGTAAAAGAATGAAAAGCTTTGCCGTACTTGTGGCGTTGCTTGCTCTTATCTCGGCACCCTTTGTTATGGCTGGAGGTCAGCAGGATTCGTCCGCTCCTGCCGGTGATTCGGGGCAGGTGGTGGTTACCATTGCCGCCGGTGCCGTCGGCCAGGAACTTGAGTTGACGAAACAGGCGGCGGCCGAATACACGAAGATGCACCCTGATGTTTTGGTTAAGGTGCTTGATACTCCTGATCTCTCCGACGATCGTCTTGGTCTCTATCTACAATTCTTCGAAAGCCAAAGCTCCGAGGTCGATCTTTATCAGGTTGACGTAATATGGCCCGGAGATATGGCCGAACACTTTGAAGACCTCTACCAGTATCCCGGCATGAAAGAGGATGCTGCAAAACACTTTGCTCCTATTGTTCAAAACAATACCGTTGATGGAAAACTGGTGGCCATGCCCTGGTTTACCGATGCAGGGCTGCTCTATTACCGTACCGATCTTCTCGAAAAATATGGATTCGACGGGCCGCCGGCTACCTGGAAAGAGCTTGAAACCATGGCACAAACGATCCAGGACGGAGAACGGGCCGCAGGGAATGCGGACTTTTGGGGCTATGTCTGGCAGGGTAACAGCTACGAAGGCCTTACCTGCGATGCCATCGAATGGCTGGCTTCCAACGGCGGTGGAACCATTGTCAGCCCCGACAAAAAAATAACTATAAATAATGATGAGGCTATAGCCGCCCTCAATATGGCGAAAGGATGGGTCGGTACCATCAGCCCGAAGGGTGTTCTTTCCTTTGGTGAGGAGGATGCGAGAAACGTATGGCAGGCGGGAAATGCCGCATTTATGCGTAACTGGCCCTATGCCTACAATCTGAGTACCTCGGATGAAAGTGCGGTCCAAGGAAAATTCGCTGCTGCTCCGCTTCCTGCCGGCGACTCCGGTAAAGGGGCTGCTGCCCTCGGCGGATGGCAGCTTGCGCTTTCCAAGTACAGCAACAATAAAAAGGTTGCAGCGGAAGTGCTTCGCTATATGGCCGGATACGACGTGCAGAAGATGAGGGCCATTGAAGGCTCTTTTAATCCGACTATCAAGTCCTTGTATCAGGACAAGGATGTTCTTGACGCTACCCCTATCTTCGGAACACTTTACGATGTTTTTGTTAATGCCACCCCCCGTCCTTCGACGGCGACTGCACCGCGATATAGTGAAACATCGAAGATCTTTTTTACCAATGTTCACGATGTGCTCAGCGGAAAGAAAGATGCCGCCACAGCGGTTCGTGCGATGGAGCTTGACCTGAAGGATCTTCTCGATTATCCGACCGGATCTCCCGAATAAGTGACAAATTGCCTATAATGAAAGGCGGGCCAGAGCACTTCTCCGGCCCGCCCTTTTGTAGAAAGGAGAGTAAGGTATGGAGACCACATCAAAGAGTCTGGTCAAATCCGAGGCTCGGCTTGCCTATCTGCTTCTTGTTCCGTCATTTATTATCTTAATCATGATTGCTTTCTATCCTCTGGGCAGCGTATTTGTAAACAGCGTGACAAATAAGCGCTTTGCCAGTAGTCAAAAGACGGAATTCGTCGGATTGAAAAACTACAAGAAACTCCTTGGTTTCAAGGTGATGGTTCTTCCTCCGGTGATTGATGATGCAACGGGAAAGCAGAAGTTCGACCCTGAAACAGGCGATGCAGTCTGGGAAAGTCCCCTCGATGTTTTGCCGACGGAACCGGTACGGTACAAAGAACTATCTCAATTCAGTTTCATGGGCGCCCAATACGTTATCGGCGCCACAGATCCCGATTTTCTCCAGGCCGTCGGTGATACCGTTGGATTTACCATCCTTTCGGTCTTTATCGAGACGGTTTTGGGGCTTGCGGTAGCCCTGGTCCTCAATTCGGCCTTCAAAGGAAGGGGCTTCATGAGAATGGTCATGCTGATCCCCTGGGCCATCCCCACCGCCGTTTCGTCAAGGATGTGGGAATGGATGTTTGCCTCGAACAGAACGGGATTTTTCAATATTCTTCTTGATAAAATCGGGATAAACAACGGCCAGTTCGCCTTTCTCGTCGAATCGTCAAGTCAGCTTTGGGTCATGATCGCCATTGATGTGTGGAAAACAACCCCTTTTATGGCCCTGCTTATCCTTGCTGGCTTACAGATGATTCCCCGTCAGATCTATGAAGCAGCATATGTGGATGGGGCCAATAAACTGCGACAGTTTTGGTCCATGACCCTCCCAATGCTCAGAGCGACCCTTGCTGTTGCGCTTGTGTTTCGGACCCTGGATGCCTTACGGGTCTTCGATGTATTTCAGATCGTCTTCGGCGCAAACCGATATTCGATGGCGAGTTTTGCCTATTATCAGTTGGTAGATAATAAGCTGATGGGCTACTCTTCTGCTTCCAGTGTCGTCATATTCCTTCTGATATTTATCTTTGACTTTATTTACATAAAAATGATAGGGGGGGTGGACAGTGATGCATAAGCCGTATTCCGGAAGGCCGCTTCTTCGTATCCTTTTCTGGATTCTCATCGTCTACATCTTCATTCATATGACATTTCCTTTCCTATGGGCGATTAATTCCAGTCTCAAAAGTGAGGGGCAGCTCCAAATGACCCCCGGTACCATGGTCCCCAGAGATCCCGATACGATGAAAGTCTCCCTCTATTTGCGAAACTATGCCGCGGTTTTTAGAAACAAAACCTTTATGCGGGGGATCCTGAACTCATTTGTCGTCGCAGGGTCGGTGACCCTCCTTTCCCTCTTATTTGGTTCCTTTGCCGCCTTTGCCATGGGAAAGCTGCGATACCGTGGGAAAACTCCCTCGATGTATATCATTCTCTCGATGACGATGTTTCCGCAGGTCTCTGTCCTTACCGGTTTGTATGCGGTGATTCGCGTTCTCGGTATTCCTGCCACCCTTAGCATGATTCTTACCTATATGCTGATGACGCTTCCGTTTACGATCTGGGTTCTGACCAGCTTCTTTCGCGGTTTGCCGACCTCTCTGCTTCAGGCCGCTCAGATAGATGGCGCAACACCGTTTCAGAGCTTTTACCAGATTCTCCTTCCCCTGACAGCCCCCGCTCTGGTTACCACCGGGCTGCTTGCTTTCATCCAGGCCTGGAACGAGTATCTTTTCGCCTTAACCTTTACCTCGATTCAGCCGTCGGCAAGGACCGTACCTGTAGCGATCGCTCTTTTTACCGGAGAGGTCTCCAAGCAGGAGCCTTTCGGTGAAATTATGGCTGCGGCGGTTATCGTAACCGTGCCGCTCCTTGTTCTTGTCATGATTTTTCAGCGAAAGATCATTGCAGGGCTTGTCCAGGGCGCCGTCAAATATTAGCTATGATCCATGGCTGCTGTTTTGCGGGAAGTGATGACGTTCCGCAGAACAGCAGCTAAGCGTTTTCGTGAAGGCCCTGGCGGTAAAGCGGAAATCACCAGGATTCGGAACACTACTAAAAAAGCTCACTTCCCGTATGTTTTGCATCGACATAGGCGCTTCCCGTCTCGGAAAGAGCCTCGAGAAGGGTAGGGAGGATTGCCGGACTTGCTGCCAGACAGTCCAGCAGAGCCGGTTGCTGCGCAGTTCCTCCGTGATGCCAATGTACCGCAAAGCCCCCCGCTTCCTTGACAATAAGGCTCCCCGCCGCGATGTCCCAGCTCCTTATTTTGAGCTCCCAATAGGCGTCGTAAACCCCTTCTGCAACAAGACAAAGATCGTAGGCAGCCGCCCCAAGCCTTCTTATGCCCCTTACCTTTGTGGACATGTCGGCGAGGTAGTCGATGTTGTTTTCACTGCTCGTAGCCCTGTCGTAGGGCACTCCCGTGGCCATGAGCGTTTCGTTCAATATCCGTCGTTCGGACACCTTGATTGGGATACCGTTCTTCAATGCCCCCTCTCCAGCCACTGCGCTGTAGAGGTCATCCAGCATCGGTGCGTATACAACACCGAGCATCGGCACCCCTTCGAAGGTAAGCGCGACGGAAACGCAGAAGATCGGATGATGGTGGACATAGTTGGTGGTTCCGTCGAGAGGATCGATGATCCACTGCCATTGCGATCCGCACACCGTCGAACCCTCTTCTTCTCCCAGAATATCATGGTCGGGAAAACGGGAGATGATCACAGACCGGATGATCTGTTCGCTTTTCTTATCAGCTTCGGTGACCATATCGACACTTGTCGATTTTCGGTCCACCCGGAAACCTTCAACTAATAGTCTTTTCTGCAGTTCGCCGGCTTTCTGTGCCGCCTCTGTTGCAACTTCCAAAGCCCCATCGGGTAGTGTTTGCTGTTTCATACCGATATAGTAGCGTAGCATCCCTTTTTACAATAGTCTTTTGGTTTTCAATCATCCAAAAAAGTGGCGAAAATGGGCCATTGTTACTATACTTAACGTATGGAAAAGATATGCGTATATCTTGTTGATGATCATCCGGCCGTTCGTGACGGTGTCCGTTCGGCCTTGCTTCGCAGCGGCTTTATTTCCATAGTGGGTGAGGCCGATGACGCATACCGGCTCTTTGTTGATCTTGAGGCGGTGCGTCCGGAGGTGATTTTGCTCGATATTGGTCTTCCCGACGGATCGGGAATCGATTTGATCGAAAAAATCAGAATGAAGCTGCCTCATGTCAGGATTCTGATGTTGAGCATGTATAATCGGATTGATTATATTGTCGAGTCGCTTAGGAACGGGGCCCGGGGCTTTGTGACAAAGGAGACCTCTCCTTCACGGATAGCCGAAGCCATTGAGCGGGTTCATGCCGGTGAATATTTCTTCGACGGAACGGTCCTCGATGCTATCGTTGGAAAGTTACTGGAAAATTCCTATAACATCATGGATGTCAGCGATAGTGCTTATGCAACACTTACCGCTCGCGAGCAGGAAATCATGCGTCTCCTTGCTCAGGGGAATTCCGTTCGTAAGGTGGCTCAAATGCTTTTTATCAGCAAGAAGACGGTGGAAAACCACCGTACAAGTATTTTCAAGAAGCTCAATATCAATAATTCGGTTGAGCTTGTACACTATGCAACGAGGATTGGGCTCATTGATATCGATTGATTCTAGGACTTTTCCCTATACGATTGTGACTAATCCCAGTTTTAGGCTGATTATTGCTATGGTATAGTACATACAGATAAAGTGAATGGCAGAAAAACAAAGAAGAAAGGTTGATGAAAAAAAGCGGTAAGCAAAAAATGTCTATCATTCCAGGTTAAGGAGAGAGGCGGAACCCTCGTAGGCCTCTCTCCTTTTTTTATTCGTGGCTATGATTTCTTTCGAATTCCGCCGCTTTCTGGCTGAGGAGTGCCAATCCTGCCGAAAGGTCTTCATAGCGAATGAAGACGTCTTCCGGAAGGGAGAGCCTTGTGGGGGTAAAATTCCAAATGGAAATAATTCCGGCGGCAACCATCTGTTCGGCAACAAGCTGTGCTTCGGAGGCCGGAGTGGTGATAATTCCGATCCTGAGCCTCATTTTTTTTGCAATGAGGGGCAGAACGTCCATCCCTTTGATCTCTAATCCTCCGATTACACTTCCTATCTTTTGGGGATCCTTGTCCAGCAAAAGGGTGATCTTCATGCCGTATTGAGCGAAACCAGGAAACTGCGCGAGGGCCTTTCCAAGGTTTCCTGCCCCGACCAATGCTACACTTCTCGAATGCTCAAGGCCGAGATACTTTTCAAGATCTTTTCGCAAGGTAAGAACATGAAAGCCTACACTCGGCCTTCCTTTTGCTTTGAAACAGAGCAGATCCTTCCTAACCTGGGCTCCTGGAACCCCTGCTTTTCGACCTATCTCGGAGGATGATATATACGACGATTTCTGCTCAGCCGCATGCTTCAAGATGCGGTAATATACGGGAAGCCTTTCCAGTGACGGACGTGAAAGCTGAATTGAAATAGTTGTGCCCCTCTTTCAGAGTCATTTAATGAAAAACTTCAGTTATTGTAACTCACTCCGGTCCTCTGTCAAGCTTATTCAACGTTGTAGGTTTGTAAATTCTCCTTGAGACCGGGGTCCTCTTGCAGAGCACACCGCATGGAAGTAGACTGGAGATTATGAAGAAGGTTTATGTTTCCAGAGCAATCTCGGATAAAGGGATCGAGCTGCTGCGCAGGCAGTGCGATGTTCGTGTACAGGCTGCGGACAGACCGGCCACAAGGGAAGAGCTTCTGGAAGGAGCCGACTGGGCCGACGGTTTGCTTTCGCTGTTATGCGATAAGATAGATGAAGAGGTACTTTCTGCAGGAGGCGGGCTGAAGGCGGTGGCCAATTATGCGGTCGGCTACGACAACATCGATCTTACCGCCGCAGGTCGCCTTGGAGTCGGGGTAAGCAATACCCCTGATGTCCTTACACATGCTACTGCCGAGATGGCTTGGGCACTACTTTTTGCGGTAGCCCGTCAGGTCGTTCCTTCCGACCGCCTGATGCGCAGCGGCCGGTGGCAGGGATGGGCCCCCATGGAATTTGTCGGCTGTGATGTTACCGGAAAGACGCTCGGTATTATCGGTGCCGGCCGAATCGGCACCGCAATGGGATTGATGAGCAGTGGCTTCGGCATGAAGGTGATCTACTGGAACAGAAGTGCATCCCCCCGACTCGAGGAGGGAGTGGGAGCGCAACGGGTTGAGCTTGATCAGCTGATTGAGGAATCTGATTTCATCTCGCTGCATCTTCCCCTGAACAATACTTCCCGGCATTTGATCGGAAGACCTCAGTTTGAGGCGATGAAACCGACATCGTGTCTTATCAATACCGGCAGGGGAGCTTTGATAGATGAGGCCGCCTTGGTTGATGCTTTGCGCAAGGGGAAGATTGCCGGTGCCGGACTTGATGTATATGAGTTTGAGCCTGCAATGAGCAAGGGGCTTGCGGATCTCGATAACGTGGTGATTACGACCCATACTGGTTCGGCAACAAGTGGTTCACGTGGAGACATGGCGGTAATGGCTGCGGAAAACCTTATTGCAATGCTCGACGGCAGGGCTGGTGCCCAGTGTCTTAATGCCGAGGTATTTCATCATAGGTGATTATGACGAAGAAAGACTTGACAGAACTTGCTCCCTTCTGATATAAATCCGACAATTTGGATAACAAAAGGAGGGAGTATGGTTTTTTATATGTTGCCTGTGGGCGCGGGTTTTCCCTCCGACGGCTTTCCTTTTCTTTTATAGAGAAAAGGAAAGCTTTTTTTTTATCCGTAATAAAGGAGGAACGATGAAGGACAAGATCATTGGAGTAAGGGAACAGCCTGAGCTGAGGCGATGGATTCCCCTGAGCTTTCAGCATGTTTTTGCAATGTTCGGAGCAACGGTTCTTGTGCCGCTTTTGACGGGCCTGAGTCCTTCGACGGCACTTTTTACCTCAGGAATAGGTACACTTTTGTATATCCTGATTACCGGGGGACGAGTCCCTGCATACCTCGGCTCCTCTTTTGCCTTTATTCCGCCGATTATTGCGATCTCGGGAAGCTTTGGAATGGAATATGCTCTTGGAGCAGCATTTTGCGTGGGAATATTCTATCTTATTGTCGCCTTTATTATCAGTAAGGCCGGAACCGGCTGGATAGACCGTCTTCTGCCGCCTGTTGTGATTGGGACGGTCATCATGGTAATCGGCCTCAATCTTGCACCGACGGCGATGAATATGGCCATGAATGGTCCTGATGGCAGCTACAGCCTTGCATCGGTGATCATTGCCGTGGTCACCCTCAGCATCGCGGTGGTTTCCCTCC is a window from the Sediminispirochaeta bajacaliforniensis DSM 16054 genome containing:
- a CDS encoding inositol monophosphatase family protein, producing MKQQTLPDGALEVATEAAQKAGELQKRLLVEGFRVDRKSTSVDMVTEADKKSEQIIRSVIISRFPDHDILGEEEGSTVCGSQWQWIIDPLDGTTNYVHHHPIFCVSVALTFEGVPMLGVVYAPMLDDLYSAVAGEGALKNGIPIKVSERRILNETLMATGVPYDRATSSENNIDYLADMSTKVRGIRRLGAAAYDLCLVAEGVYDAYWELKIRSWDIAAGSLIVKEAGGFAVHWHHGGTAQQPALLDCLAASPAILPTLLEALSETGSAYVDAKHTGSELF
- a CDS encoding carbohydrate ABC transporter permease, whose product is METTSKSLVKSEARLAYLLLVPSFIILIMIAFYPLGSVFVNSVTNKRFASSQKTEFVGLKNYKKLLGFKVMVLPPVIDDATGKQKFDPETGDAVWESPLDVLPTEPVRYKELSQFSFMGAQYVIGATDPDFLQAVGDTVGFTILSVFIETVLGLAVALVLNSAFKGRGFMRMVMLIPWAIPTAVSSRMWEWMFASNRTGFFNILLDKIGINNGQFAFLVESSSQLWVMIAIDVWKTTPFMALLILAGLQMIPRQIYEAAYVDGANKLRQFWSMTLPMLRATLAVALVFRTLDALRVFDVFQIVFGANRYSMASFAYYQLVDNKLMGYSSASSVVIFLLIFIFDFIYIKMIGGVDSDA
- a CDS encoding response regulator, whose translation is MEKICVYLVDDHPAVRDGVRSALLRSGFISIVGEADDAYRLFVDLEAVRPEVILLDIGLPDGSGIDLIEKIRMKLPHVRILMLSMYNRIDYIVESLRNGARGFVTKETSPSRIAEAIERVHAGEYFFDGTVLDAIVGKLLENSYNIMDVSDSAYATLTAREQEIMRLLAQGNSVRKVAQMLFISKKTVENHRTSIFKKLNINNSVELVHYATRIGLIDID
- a CDS encoding ABC transporter substrate-binding protein, which codes for MCKRMKSFAVLVALLALISAPFVMAGGQQDSSAPAGDSGQVVVTIAAGAVGQELELTKQAAAEYTKMHPDVLVKVLDTPDLSDDRLGLYLQFFESQSSEVDLYQVDVIWPGDMAEHFEDLYQYPGMKEDAAKHFAPIVQNNTVDGKLVAMPWFTDAGLLYYRTDLLEKYGFDGPPATWKELETMAQTIQDGERAAGNADFWGYVWQGNSYEGLTCDAIEWLASNGGGTIVSPDKKITINNDEAIAALNMAKGWVGTISPKGVLSFGEEDARNVWQAGNAAFMRNWPYAYNLSTSDESAVQGKFAAAPLPAGDSGKGAAALGGWQLALSKYSNNKKVAAEVLRYMAGYDVQKMRAIEGSFNPTIKSLYQDKDVLDATPIFGTLYDVFVNATPRPSTATAPRYSETSKIFFTNVHDVLSGKKDAATAVRAMELDLKDLLDYPTGSPE
- a CDS encoding carbohydrate ABC transporter permease; this encodes MHKPYSGRPLLRILFWILIVYIFIHMTFPFLWAINSSLKSEGQLQMTPGTMVPRDPDTMKVSLYLRNYAAVFRNKTFMRGILNSFVVAGSVTLLSLLFGSFAAFAMGKLRYRGKTPSMYIILSMTMFPQVSVLTGLYAVIRVLGIPATLSMILTYMLMTLPFTIWVLTSFFRGLPTSLLQAAQIDGATPFQSFYQILLPLTAPALVTTGLLAFIQAWNEYLFALTFTSIQPSARTVPVAIALFTGEVSKQEPFGEIMAAAVIVTVPLLVLVMIFQRKIIAGLVQGAVKY
- a CDS encoding 2-hydroxyacid dehydrogenase, translated to MKKVYVSRAISDKGIELLRRQCDVRVQAADRPATREELLEGADWADGLLSLLCDKIDEEVLSAGGGLKAVANYAVGYDNIDLTAAGRLGVGVSNTPDVLTHATAEMAWALLFAVARQVVPSDRLMRSGRWQGWAPMEFVGCDVTGKTLGIIGAGRIGTAMGLMSSGFGMKVIYWNRSASPRLEEGVGAQRVELDQLIEESDFISLHLPLNNTSRHLIGRPQFEAMKPTSCLINTGRGALIDEAALVDALRKGKIAGAGLDVYEFEPAMSKGLADLDNVVITTHTGSATSGSRGDMAVMAAENLIAMLDGRAGAQCLNAEVFHHR
- a CDS encoding redox-sensing transcriptional repressor Rex; translation: MSIQLSRPSLERLPVYYRILKHAAEQKSSYISSSEIGRKAGVPGAQVRKDLLCFKAKGRPSVGFHVLTLRKDLEKYLGLEHSRSVALVGAGNLGKALAQFPGFAQYGMKITLLLDKDPQKIGSVIGGLEIKGMDVLPLIAKKMRLRIGIITTPASEAQLVAEQMVAAGIISIWNFTPTRLSLPEDVFIRYEDLSAGLALLSQKAAEFERNHSHE